From the Acetobacter aceti genome, one window contains:
- a CDS encoding efflux transporter outer membrane subunit yields the protein MTQLSMASSYCLKRFLTGTFACLSVVALSGCDLAPRYEAPHFVVPDSWTGQVPFAKATPAELQIPSNWWTLLGDPVLDDLEQRTLEQNADLQAAAERFVQARSLVMKARADLLPHFGLAFGASDNKQSADELFRYKGATTATDEFYGGLASWEPDFWSEIRNQVRMQKFAAQEKAADFAAVRLSMEADLASDYIALRGYDAQDAIYRQSIAYYAKAVDMTRTQLDNQAAPRLDLARAQNRLYVAQAAELDVQAQREVTEHAIAILTNTAPESFHIAPRNVFSFRKVDVSVGVPSELLQRRPDIAAAERVMAQANRSIGVARAAFYPHISLRANGGFNANGFDLAKLANSMWSYGASASMPIFEGGLRRAALQYSWSVYRETRDSYRSTILSAFREVEDEQSRVRLLRQEDTRLKGAVNTAMDMQSMTMTLYKGGLSNYLDAIVAQEAALDASIAEVQVAVRAEQALVGLIRSTGGGWTDRLLPTPDQTMTFDVLQYDKLHYPKPAGGIAAQTPEQFENLVTGHAVQPGAP from the coding sequence ATGACACAGCTTTCGATGGCATCGTCATACTGTCTGAAACGCTTTCTGACCGGGACGTTCGCCTGTCTCTCTGTCGTGGCCTTGTCCGGGTGCGATCTCGCACCCCGCTATGAGGCGCCACACTTTGTCGTTCCGGATAGCTGGACCGGACAAGTACCCTTTGCGAAGGCGACACCCGCAGAATTGCAGATTCCCTCCAACTGGTGGACATTGCTTGGTGATCCGGTTCTGGATGATCTTGAGCAGCGCACTCTTGAACAAAACGCGGACCTGCAGGCGGCCGCCGAACGATTTGTGCAGGCGCGTTCCCTTGTCATGAAAGCGCGTGCGGATCTTCTGCCTCATTTCGGACTGGCCTTTGGAGCTTCTGACAATAAACAGTCAGCAGATGAATTGTTCCGCTACAAGGGAGCCACAACGGCGACTGATGAATTTTATGGGGGACTGGCCTCATGGGAGCCGGATTTCTGGTCAGAGATCCGTAATCAGGTCAGGATGCAGAAATTTGCGGCTCAGGAAAAAGCCGCTGATTTTGCGGCGGTTCGCTTGAGTATGGAAGCGGATCTGGCGTCGGATTATATTGCTCTCAGGGGGTATGACGCGCAGGACGCCATCTATCGTCAGTCCATTGCCTATTATGCCAAAGCCGTCGATATGACCCGCACGCAGCTTGATAATCAGGCGGCGCCTCGGCTTGATCTCGCAAGGGCGCAGAACAGGCTTTACGTGGCGCAGGCGGCCGAACTCGATGTTCAGGCGCAGCGGGAGGTCACGGAGCATGCGATCGCCATTCTGACGAACACCGCTCCTGAAAGTTTTCACATCGCGCCACGGAATGTCTTCTCGTTCCGAAAAGTTGATGTCTCCGTTGGTGTTCCCTCAGAGCTTCTGCAGCGACGGCCTGATATTGCAGCGGCAGAACGGGTGATGGCTCAGGCCAATCGCTCCATCGGAGTTGCAAGAGCGGCCTTTTATCCGCACATCTCCTTGCGGGCCAATGGTGGTTTCAACGCCAACGGTTTCGATCTTGCAAAGCTGGCGAACAGCATGTGGAGTTATGGCGCGTCCGCTTCGATGCCGATTTTTGAAGGCGGCCTGCGTCGTGCGGCGCTTCAGTACTCCTGGTCTGTCTACCGTGAGACACGTGATTCCTATCGTTCCACAATACTCAGCGCATTCAGGGAAGTGGAGGATGAGCAGTCACGGGTCAGGCTGCTGCGTCAGGAAGATACGCGCCTCAAAGGGGCGGTCAACACAGCGATGGACATGCAGAGCATGACGATGACGCTGTATAAAGGAGGATTGTCGAATTACCTCGATGCGATCGTGGCGCAGGAAGCGGCTCTGGATGCGAGTATCGCGGAAGTGCAGGTGGCGGTCAGGGCTGAGCAGGCGCTCGTTGGTCTGATCCGGTCCACAGGAGGAGGCTGGACTGACAGGTTGCTGCCGACCCCTGACCAGACAATGACCTTTGATGTCTTGCAGTATGATAAACTGCATTATCCCAAGCCAGCAGGTGGCATTGCAGCGCAGACGCCCGAGCAGTTCGAAAATCTCGTGACAGGTCATGCTGTTCAGCCTGGAGCGCCTTAG